CTTGAGGGTGAAGTCAGGGGCCGGGGAACCGATCTCGATCGTCATGCCCCCAGCCTAGGCCCGCCCGCTCGCGACGGCGCGACCACCGAGCGCAACCACGCAACGCACCCACGGGTCGCACCCCTGGGCCGAGCGCAGCGAGGCAGGCGCCCGGGCGAAGCCCGGCACCGGCGAGGAACGAGCCGGTGGTGCGGCGACGAAGGAGCCGCGCGCCCTAGCGTTTGTGCGTCGACAGCTTCGTGACCGCCCAGTTGCCGCCGGTCGACGACGTGGTCGTGGTCGAGAGTCCGGCCACGGGTGCCGCCTCGCCGATCTCGGCACCTTCGACGTAGCCGGGCTGCCCGACCTTGGGGGTGAGCAGCCAGATCGAACCGCCCTCGACCAGGTCCTGCAGCGCATCCATCAGGTCGTCGGCCAGGTCGCCGTCACCGTCGCGCCACCACAGGATCACGCCGTCGACGACATCTCCGATGTCCCCGCCGACGAGGCCACTGCCCGTGACCTTTTCGATCGCGTCCCGCAGCTCGTCATCGGTGTCCTCGTCCCAGCCCAGCTCCTGGATGACGGTGTCGGGGATGAATCCCCACTTGGCCGCGTCCACGATCCTCCTTGCTCGTCGGTGTACCGAAAACCTACTGAAAAGTAGGGTCTCCTGCACGTTTACCGGTCTCACCCTAGCGAACTTGTCGTGGAAGGATGGACACGTCCACGAGACACCGAGGGAGACACCATGCCGTCATCCGGCCCGTCCGACCGCCAGCCCGTCATCCACGAGGGTCTGCCCACCCAGCTGCCCGACATCGACCCCGAGGAGACCGCGGAGTGGCTCAGCTCGCTCGACGACATGGTCGACAGCAGCGGGCGGTCGCGGGCCCGGTACCTGATGCTGCGACTGCTGGAGCGGGCCCGTGAACGAGCGGTCGGTGTGCCCGCGCTGCGCAGTACAGACTTCATCAACACCATCCCGCCCGAGCGTGAGCCGTGGTTCCCCGGCAACGAGGCGATCGAGCGACGCATCCGGTCCTACATCCGCTGGAACGCCGCCGTCATGGTGTCGCGCGCGAACCGTCCCGGCCTGGGCGTCGGCGGCCACATCGCGTCGTACCAGTCGGCGGCCAGCCTGTACGAGGTCGGCTTCAACCACTTCTTCCGGGGCAAGGACCATCCCGGGGGCGGCGACCAGATCTACTTCCAGGGTCACGCGGCGCCCGGCATCTACGCGCGGTCCTTCCTCGAGGGCGGACTGACCGAGACGCAGCTCGACCGCTTCCGTCAGGAGCACTCGCACGGTGCGGGCAACGGGCTCTCGTCGTACCCGCACCCCCGCCTGATGCCGGGCTACTGGGAGTTCCCGACGGTCTCGATGGGCCTCGGGGCGATCAACTCGATCTACCAGGCGCGGTTCAACCGCTACCTGCACAACCGCGGCATCAAGGACACCAGCCAGCAGCACGTCTGGACGTTCCTGGGCGACGGCGAGATGGGCGAGCCGGAGTCGCTCGGTGCCATCGGCCTGGCGGCCCGGGAGGAGCTGGACAACCTCACCTTCGTCGTCAACTGCAACCTGCAGCAGCTCGACGGCCCGGTCCGCGGCAACGGCAAGATCATCCAGGAGCTGGAGTCGTTCTTCCGCGGTGCCGGCTGGAACGTCATCAAGGTGGTGTGGGGCCGGGAGTGGGACGACCTGCTCGCGCGTGACGCCGACGGGGTCCTGGTGAACCAGATGAACCGCACCCCCGACGGCGAGTTCCAGACCCTCTCGGTGGAGTCCGGTGCCTACAACCGCGAGAACTTCTTCGGGCCCGACCCCCGTCTGCGGTCGATGGTCGAGCACCTCAGCGACACCGACATCGAGCGGCTCCCGCGCGGCGGTCACGACTACCGCAAGGTGTACGCGGCGTTCGACGCGGCGAGCAAGCACACCGGGCAGCCGACGGTGATCCTGGCCCACACGATCAAGGGCTGGCTGCTGGAGTCCTTCCAGGGTCGCAACGCCACCCACCAGATGAAGAAGCTGACCAAGGACGACCTCAAGGGGTTCCGCGACCGGCTGAACATCCCGGTGTCGGACGAGCAGATCGACGGCGACGCGCTCGCGCCGTTCTACCACCCCGGTCCGGAGAGCGAGGAGATCCGGTACATGGTGGCCCGGCGCGAGGCGCTGGGCGGCTCGCTGCCGCGGCGGGTCGTCGACCCCGCACCGGTCACGCTACCCGCCGCGTCGGCCTACGCCGAGCTGAAGAAGGGCTCGGGCAAGCAGCAGATCGCCTCGACGATGGCGTTCGTGCGGCTGTTGCGCGACCTGATGAAGGACCCCGAGATCGGACGGCGGATCGTGCCGATCGCACCGGACGAGTACCGCACCTTCGGCATGGACTCGATGTTCCCGTCGGCGAAGATCTACAACCCCGCGGGTCAGACCTACGACGCGGTCGACCGCAAGCTCCTGCTCGCCTACAAGGAGTCGGCGCAGGGTCAGCTCCTGCACGAGGGCATCAGCGAGGCCGGCGCCATGGCGTCGGCGATCGCCGCCGGCAGCTCGTACTCCACGCACGGCGAGCCGATGATCCCGGTCTATCTCTTCTACTCGATGTTCGGTTTCCAGCGCACGGGCGACTCCATCTGGGCGATGGCCGACCAGCTGTCCCGGGGCTTCCTCGTCGGGGCCACGGCCGGTCGCACCACCCTGACCGGCGAGGGGTTGCAGCACGCCGACGGCCACTCCCCGCTCCTCGCGCAGACCAACCCCGCCGTGGTGCACTACGACCCGGCCTACGGCTACGAGATCAGCCACATCGTGCAGTCGGGCCTGGAGCGCATGTACGGCTCCACGGAGTCCCACCCGCACGGCGAGGACATCGTCTTCTACCTCACGGTCTACAACGAGGCGATCACGCAGCCGGTCGAGCCCGACGACGTCGACGTCGACGGCATCCTGCGGGGCGGCTACCTCCTGCGGCCGGCCGCCGACGGCACCGCCACGGCCCGCATCCTGGCGTCCGGCGTGTCCGTGCCGTGGGCGTTGGCCGCGCAGCAGATCCTCGCCGCCGACTTCGGTGTGGCCGCCGACGTCTGGTCGGTCACCTCGTGGAACGAGCTGTCCCGCGAGGCCCTGGCCGTCGAGGACTGGAACTTCAACCACCCCGGCGAGACCGAGCGCACCCCGTACGTCACGGGCGCGCTGGGCGACGCCGTGGGCGTGACGGTGGCGGTGAGCGACTACATGCGAGCGGTGCCCGACCAGATCGCCCGCTGGGTGCCCGGCACCTGGCAGTCGCTCGGCGCCGACGGATTCGGGTTCGCCGACACCCGCCCGGCGGCCCGGCGGTTCTTCCAGATCGACACCGAGTCGATCGTGGTGTCGACGCTGCACGGGCTGGCGCGCCGGGGTGAGCTGGACCGCTCCGTCGTCGTGGACGCGGCCCGGCGCTTCCGCATCGACGACCCGACCGCGGTCGCCGACGTGCCCCAGGAGGGCGCCGACGCCTGAGGGATCGGTCACGACCGCTCGGATCCGTGGGGCTCCTGTTCTAGGATGTCCAGATGCGTCGGTGGCCCTACACGTTCATCGTCGGCGTGTCGGTCGCCATCGGGATCACGGTCCTGGTCGCGTCGAACCACGTCGGCCTGTCCCTCAAGGACCCCGAAGGCTTTCTCGGGCCGGCGTACGTGCGGCTGCCGCTGATCGCCGTCCTCATGTTCTCGGCCGGCATCGTGCCGCAGGCGATCCACCGCTACGGCATCAAGCGGATCCCGCACGGGGTGCGCGAGATCATCCGCACCGAGTGGACGTGGTACCGGTTCAGCCACATCGCGGTCGGGCTCCTGGCGTTCTACGCCTGCTACGTCAGCTACCGCAACCTCAAGAGCTACCTGCCGCTGCTGCGCGAGGACCTGTACGACAACGCGTTGCAGCGCATGGACTACTGGATGTTCTTCGGCAACTACCCCGCGACGATCATGCACGACGTCCTCGGCACGGGCGTGTCGGCGCAGGTGCTCGCGACGATCTACATCAGCTACCTGATGCTGATCCCCATCACGCTCGGTGCCTACCTGGTCCTGCACAAGGACGCGTCGATCGGCGCCTGGTACGCGACGGCCCTGAGCCTCAACTGGGTGCTCGGCACCGCCAGCTACTACATGCTGCCGACCCAGGGGCCGGCGTTCTTCCAGCCGCAGCTGTTCCGCGAGCTGGACGGCTCGGGCGCCTCGGCGCTGCAGCAGTCACTGTTCCGCAACGGGTCGGCGTTCCGCGAGGACCCCACGGGCGACAGCATCTACGGCATCGCCGGGTTCGCATCACTGCACGTGTCGGTCGTGTTCACCGCCTGCCTGTTCTTCGAGCGCACCGGCATCCCTCGCACGCTGCGCGTCGTCGCGTGGACGTACTTCGCCGGCACCGTCCTGGCCACGGTGTACTTCGGCTGGCACTACGTGCTCGACGACATCGGCGGGCTCGTGATCGGTTGGGCCTCGGTGTCGCTGGGCGCCTGGGCCACCGGCAACAGCGGACGCAACCTCAAGAAGGAGCGTCGGGCGCGCGAACGCGCGGAGGCCGGGTCGGGCGAGGGTCCACCGGGCGGGAGTCAGAGCACGGCAGGCGACGAGGGCGCCGGCGGGACGGTCGTCAGCACCGCCTGATCGCCGCGTCGCAGCATCGCCCGCCACTTGCCGCGATGGTAAATCGCGGGTGGGTTGTCCTGCACGAAGGCAGTGACCATCGCGACGAACTCCGCCGGGTGGTCCTTGTGGGGGAAGTGCCCCGAGTCGTCGAAGACGCGGACGTCCGACAACGAATGGCTCGCCGCGTGGGCGGCGTGCGCGACCGGGATGACCTGGTCCTGGCGACCCCAGACCACCAGCACCGGCATCAGCTGGGCGAGGTAGGTGCGGTCGGTCATGGTGACGAACTGACCCCGCCAGTCCAGGACGTTGCCGGTCAGCCGGCGGATCGCGTTGCGGGCCCCGGGCTCGGCCATCGCGTCGTAGATGCGGGCGACCTCGCCGAGGTCGCGGGTCACCGACCAGCCGGTGCCGGCGAGGGCGCGCAGGCCCGTGCGGACGAAGGGACGCCACGGCTTCGCCGTCGCGACCGCGAGCATGGTCCCGCTGCCGGGCAGGGTCAGCATCCGGATCATCGGCGTGACCTCGCGTCCGAGACCGCCGGTGGACACCAGGACGACCCGCTCGGTGCGCTCGGGGAACTGGTAGGCGAACTGCATCGCGACGCCTCCACCGAAGCTGTGACCGATCACCGTCACCTTGTCGACGCCCAGGATCGTCAGCAGGTCGCGCATGGCGTTGGCGTAGCCGCCGAGGGAGTAGTCGGCGTCGGGCTTGTCGGACTCACCGTGCCCGAGCAGGTCGGGCGCGATGACCGTGAAGTGCTCGGCCAGGGGGGCGATGACCTCGTCCCAGGTGCTGGAGTCGCAGGCCAGGCCGTGCACCAGCAGGAGCGCCGGCCCGGTGCCGGCGGTGCGGTAGGCCCGCCGATAGCCATGGACCACGACGTACTGCAGCTCGGCTGTCGGCATCACCCCATCGTAGGGGCGCTGTGTTGCAGCGAGGTGAAAACCTGGGCTTCCTCGACGTGGATAAACTCACCCCCATGGCCACCAGCACCGCAGTCCACGAGGCCCTCACCGACATCCTGGTGCGGCTCGTCGACTGCGAAGCCGACGAGGTGGCCCCCTCGACGCCGCTGCGTGACCTCGGGGTCGACTCCCTGATGACGGTCGAGATGGCCGACGAGATCGGCCGCCGCTTCGACGTCTACGTGGCCGACGAGGTGGTCGACGGGTACCGCACCGTCGCCGATGTCGTGCGCTCGGTGGCGCACCACCCGTCCACCGCCGCCCGCGTGCCGGCGACGGCCGTGGTCGCGTCGTCGTCCGAGCCACTGCCCGACCCTCGACCGTCGGGCTCCCGTCTCGCCGGGGCCGCGGCGGTCATGGTGGTGGTGGGCGTCGTGATCGGTGGCCTCATCGGCATCGGCGGCTCCGCCCTGGTCGACGCGGCCGGGCTCGACGAGGCCGCCCTGCCGCCACTGCCGTCGGCCACCCCGGCGCCGACGCCGACCTCGGAGGCTCCTCCCCCCGAGGAGGAACCGGCCCCGGTCGACCCGGACGTGCCTCAGCCCACGCTGCAGCAGCCCGCGCCCCGCGCAGCGCCGGGCGAGCGGATCGAGCTCGCCGGGACGTTCCCGGGACTCGGTGAGGGCGCCGTGCTGCAGGTGCAGGCCAAGGAGCCCACCACGGAGTGGAGCGACTTCCCGGTCACGGCCACCACGGCCGCCGACGAGACGTTCCGCACGCTCGTGTTCACCACACGGACGGGCGAACGCCGGTTCCGCCTGGTCCACGTGCCCACCGGAGGGACCACTCCGGAGGTCGTCGTCACCATCGGGTGACGGTCACACCACCTGGTGCAGCCAGCGCACGGGCGCCCCGTCGCCGGCATGGCGGAACGGTTCGAGCTCGGCGTCCCAGCGCGATCCCAGCAGTCCGTCGAGGGCCTGGTCCATCGTGATCTCCCCGCGGGCCGCCTTGACCCGGAACGCCTTGATCCGGTCCTCCGGGATCAGGATGTCGCCGTGCGTCCCGGTGACCGCGTGGAAGATCCCCAGATCGGGCGTGTACGAGTACCGGGCGCCCTCGGACGCCGCGGTGGCGTGCTCGGTCACCTCGAACCGCAGCATCTGCCAGCCGCGCAGGGCGCTGGCCAGCGCCGCGGCGGTTCCCACGGGGGCCTGCCACGAGACCTCGGCCCGGTACGAACCGGCGGCGGCCGGCTGAGGGTGCCAGGCCACGTCGGGGGCGTCGCCGAGGACCCCGGCGGCGGCCCATTCGACGTGCGGGCACAACGCTGAGGGCGCGGAGTGGACGTACAGCACGCCGCGGGTGGGAACGCTCATCAGGCCTCCTGGATCTCGATGGTGCGCCTTCCCCAGCGTCATCGGTCCCTCGGCCCGCACGAGCGGGTGTGAAGTTGCGTCCATTGTGCACCAGAACACCCGTCGTTCCAAGAGCAGGCCCACGGTGGGCCGCCGTGGCACAGTGGGAGCATGGCCGAGATCGTGACCGACCGACCCGCCGACCGACGGTTCGAGCTCCACGTCGACGGCGTGCTCGCCGGGTACGTCGACTACCGCGTGTCCGGCAGCGAGTACGCACTGCCGCACACCCGCGTGCTCGACCAGTTCGGCGGCCGGGGCCTCGGGACGGTGCTGGTGGTGGGTGCTCTGGAGCAGATCGCCGAGCAGGGCGGACAGGTGCTGCCGTACTGCTCGTTCGTGCCGTGGGTCATGCGGGACCGACCCGACCTGGCCGCACTGGTGCCGGAGGCGCGGCGCGCCGAGTTCGGCCTCTGACGCCCGGTCAGCACCCGACCGGATGGACCTCGATGCCGTGCTCACGCCAGAGGTCGAGCACGGCGGGCTTGTCGTCCCACGCCGCCACCACCCGGTACCCGTCCGAGACGAGCCCGGTCAGCATGTCGGCCTTCACGGCGACGTCCTTGCGGTAGTCGCCCACGATCCGCATGCGGACGTTCTCGTGCGGGATCTCGTGCTCGACCAGCCAGTCCAGGGTGACGTCGTGCCACACGAACTCACGCGAGGTGACGACCAGCACGGCCAGACCGTCCGCGGCCGCCTGTCGCGCAGCCCGCACCACGTCGGGGTTCGGCGGACAGCCCACCGCCGCGGCCTGGAACGCGGCGAACCCACCCTCGGTCTCCAGCAGGTGGACGACGCCCGACGTGTCGCAGAGCGTGCCGTCGAGGTCGAAGATCGCCGCGTCGCGCATGGCACCAGTGTGCCCGTCAGGACCGGTCGTCCGGCGGACGCTGCCGCCGCGCCGCGGTGGCTCTGGTACAAACGTAGCCCG
The Aeromicrobium marinum DSM 15272 genome window above contains:
- a CDS encoding DUF3145 domain-containing protein, which gives rise to MSVPTRGVLYVHSAPSALCPHVEWAAAGVLGDAPDVAWHPQPAAAGSYRAEVSWQAPVGTAAALASALRGWQMLRFEVTEHATAASEGARYSYTPDLGIFHAVTGTHGDILIPEDRIKAFRVKAARGEITMDQALDGLLGSRWDAELEPFRHAGDGAPVRWLHQVV
- a CDS encoding phosphatase PAP2 family protein, with the translated sequence MRRWPYTFIVGVSVAIGITVLVASNHVGLSLKDPEGFLGPAYVRLPLIAVLMFSAGIVPQAIHRYGIKRIPHGVREIIRTEWTWYRFSHIAVGLLAFYACYVSYRNLKSYLPLLREDLYDNALQRMDYWMFFGNYPATIMHDVLGTGVSAQVLATIYISYLMLIPITLGAYLVLHKDASIGAWYATALSLNWVLGTASYYMLPTQGPAFFQPQLFRELDGSGASALQQSLFRNGSAFREDPTGDSIYGIAGFASLHVSVVFTACLFFERTGIPRTLRVVAWTYFAGTVLATVYFGWHYVLDDIGGLVIGWASVSLGAWATGNSGRNLKKERRARERAEAGSGEGPPGGSQSTAGDEGAGGTVVSTA
- the aceE gene encoding pyruvate dehydrogenase (acetyl-transferring), homodimeric type is translated as MPSSGPSDRQPVIHEGLPTQLPDIDPEETAEWLSSLDDMVDSSGRSRARYLMLRLLERARERAVGVPALRSTDFINTIPPEREPWFPGNEAIERRIRSYIRWNAAVMVSRANRPGLGVGGHIASYQSAASLYEVGFNHFFRGKDHPGGGDQIYFQGHAAPGIYARSFLEGGLTETQLDRFRQEHSHGAGNGLSSYPHPRLMPGYWEFPTVSMGLGAINSIYQARFNRYLHNRGIKDTSQQHVWTFLGDGEMGEPESLGAIGLAAREELDNLTFVVNCNLQQLDGPVRGNGKIIQELESFFRGAGWNVIKVVWGREWDDLLARDADGVLVNQMNRTPDGEFQTLSVESGAYNRENFFGPDPRLRSMVEHLSDTDIERLPRGGHDYRKVYAAFDAASKHTGQPTVILAHTIKGWLLESFQGRNATHQMKKLTKDDLKGFRDRLNIPVSDEQIDGDALAPFYHPGPESEEIRYMVARREALGGSLPRRVVDPAPVTLPAASAYAELKKGSGKQQIASTMAFVRLLRDLMKDPEIGRRIVPIAPDEYRTFGMDSMFPSAKIYNPAGQTYDAVDRKLLLAYKESAQGQLLHEGISEAGAMASAIAAGSSYSTHGEPMIPVYLFYSMFGFQRTGDSIWAMADQLSRGFLVGATAGRTTLTGEGLQHADGHSPLLAQTNPAVVHYDPAYGYEISHIVQSGLERMYGSTESHPHGEDIVFYLTVYNEAITQPVEPDDVDVDGILRGGYLLRPAADGTATARILASGVSVPWALAAQQILAADFGVAADVWSVTSWNELSREALAVEDWNFNHPGETERTPYVTGALGDAVGVTVAVSDYMRAVPDQIARWVPGTWQSLGADGFGFADTRPAARRFFQIDTESIVVSTLHGLARRGELDRSVVVDAARRFRIDDPTAVADVPQEGADA
- a CDS encoding acyl carrier protein — encoded protein: MATSTAVHEALTDILVRLVDCEADEVAPSTPLRDLGVDSLMTVEMADEIGRRFDVYVADEVVDGYRTVADVVRSVAHHPSTAARVPATAVVASSSEPLPDPRPSGSRLAGAAAVMVVVGVVIGGLIGIGGSALVDAAGLDEAALPPLPSATPAPTPTSEAPPPEEEPAPVDPDVPQPTLQQPAPRAAPGERIELAGTFPGLGEGAVLQVQAKEPTTEWSDFPVTATTAADETFRTLVFTTRTGERRFRLVHVPTGGTTPEVVVTIG
- a CDS encoding GNAT family N-acetyltransferase, translated to MAEIVTDRPADRRFELHVDGVLAGYVDYRVSGSEYALPHTRVLDQFGGRGLGTVLVVGALEQIAEQGGQVLPYCSFVPWVMRDRPDLAALVPEARRAEFGL
- a CDS encoding alpha/beta fold hydrolase; this translates as MPTAELQYVVVHGYRRAYRTAGTGPALLLVHGLACDSSTWDEVIAPLAEHFTVIAPDLLGHGESDKPDADYSLGGYANAMRDLLTILGVDKVTVIGHSFGGGVAMQFAYQFPERTERVVLVSTGGLGREVTPMIRMLTLPGSGTMLAVATAKPWRPFVRTGLRALAGTGWSVTRDLGEVARIYDAMAEPGARNAIRRLTGNVLDWRGQFVTMTDRTYLAQLMPVLVVWGRQDQVIPVAHAAHAASHSLSDVRVFDDSGHFPHKDHPAEFVAMVTAFVQDNPPAIYHRGKWRAMLRRGDQAVLTTVPPAPSSPAVL
- a CDS encoding DUF3052 domain-containing protein, whose product is MDAAKWGFIPDTVIQELGWDEDTDDELRDAIEKVTGSGLVGGDIGDVVDGVILWWRDGDGDLADDLMDALQDLVEGGSIWLLTPKVGQPGYVEGAEIGEAAPVAGLSTTTTSSTGGNWAVTKLSTHKR